A stretch of the Streptococcus oralis genome encodes the following:
- a CDS encoding phosphoglycerate kinase codes for MAKLTVKDVDLKGKKVLVRVDFNVPVKDGVITNDNRITAALPTIKYILEQGGRAVLFSHLGRVKEEADKEGKSLAPVAADLAAKLGQEVKFIPGVTRGAELEAAVNALEDGQVLLVENTRFEDVDGKKESKNDPELGKYWASLGDGIFVNDAFGTAHRAHASNVGISANVEKAVAGFLLENEIAYIQEAVEAPERPFVAILGGSKVSDKIGVIENLLEKADKVLIGGGMTYTFYKAQGIEIGNSLVEEDKLDVAKALLEKANGKLILPVDSKEANAFADYTEVKDTEGEAVDPGFLGLDIGPKSIAKFDEALTGAKTVVWNGPMGVFENPDFQAGTIGVMDAIVKQPGVKSIIGGGDSAAAAINLGRADKFSWISTGGGASMELLEGKVLPGLAALTEK; via the coding sequence ATGGCAAAATTGACTGTTAAAGACGTTGACTTGAAAGGGAAAAAAGTTCTCGTTCGTGTTGACTTCAACGTACCTGTTAAAGATGGCGTGATTACCAATGATAACCGTATCACTGCAGCTCTTCCAACTATCAAGTACATCCTTGAACAAGGTGGACGTGCAGTCCTCTTCTCTCACCTTGGACGTGTAAAAGAAGAAGCAGACAAAGAAGGTAAATCACTTGCTCCTGTAGCTGCTGACTTGGCTGCTAAATTGGGACAAGAAGTTAAGTTTATCCCAGGTGTTACACGTGGTGCTGAATTGGAAGCCGCTGTTAACGCTCTTGAAGATGGACAAGTTCTCTTGGTTGAAAACACTCGTTTCGAAGATGTTGATGGCAAGAAAGAATCTAAAAACGATCCTGAACTTGGTAAATACTGGGCATCACTTGGAGATGGTATCTTCGTAAACGATGCATTCGGTACAGCTCACCGTGCACACGCATCTAACGTTGGTATCTCAGCAAACGTTGAAAAAGCAGTTGCTGGATTCCTTCTTGAAAACGAAATTGCCTACATCCAAGAAGCAGTTGAAGCTCCAGAACGTCCATTCGTGGCTATCCTTGGTGGTTCAAAAGTTTCAGACAAGATCGGTGTTATCGAAAACTTGCTTGAAAAAGCTGATAAAGTGCTTATCGGTGGTGGGATGACTTACACATTCTACAAAGCACAAGGTATCGAAATCGGTAACTCACTTGTAGAAGAAGATAAATTGGATGTTGCGAAAGCTCTTCTTGAAAAAGCAAACGGCAAATTGATCTTGCCAGTTGACTCAAAAGAAGCAAACGCATTTGCTGACTACACTGAAGTGAAAGACACTGAAGGTGAAGCAGTAGACCCAGGCTTCCTTGGTTTGGATATTGGTCCTAAATCTATCGCTAAATTTGACGAAGCTTTGACTGGTGCAAAAACAGTTGTATGGAACGGACCTATGGGTGTATTTGAAAACCCTGACTTCCAAGCTGGTACAATCGGTGTCATGGACGCTATCGTAAAACAACCAGGAGTGAAATCAATCATTGGTGGTGGTGACTCAGCTGCTGCAGCTATCAACCTTGGCCGTGCAGACAAGTTCTCATGGATCTCTACTGGTGGTGGAGCATCAATGGAACTTCTTGAAGGTAAAGTTCTTCCAGGATTGGCAGCTTTGACTGAAAAATAA
- a CDS encoding helix-turn-helix transcriptional regulator, with protein MKLERLIYILLSLLNKKRITAKEIAERFEISTRTVYRDMDTLSLAGIPIYSERGDKGGFYIPSDYKIDRNFFTEEERQFIINMSQNVSKIVGHSSLDSIEHKLSSQEITRANSPFYFDLSSWTLNTNYLLEIEEAIQTEQMISFSYYSKKQEKSQRTIIPYRLIYKLNAWYVIGYCLEKLDFRIFKLTRIRELELVEIKDKPFDYPRLSQEKLELFLNPPKHKVEGQGEEIELVFTRFALPKIYDHFTEEEIRVEDEIIKVQAFRALTPAFFDLLLSFGYQVKVVSPSHLQNLLVSTLKKNLQQYDNL; from the coding sequence ATGAAATTAGAAAGACTAATCTATATTTTACTGTCTCTTTTAAATAAGAAGAGAATAACAGCTAAAGAGATTGCAGAGAGATTTGAAATATCTACTCGAACTGTATATAGGGACATGGATACACTCAGTTTAGCGGGGATCCCAATCTATTCGGAACGTGGAGATAAGGGAGGTTTCTATATACCGAGCGACTATAAGATAGACAGAAACTTTTTCACTGAGGAGGAGAGACAGTTTATCATTAATATGAGCCAAAATGTTAGTAAAATCGTTGGTCATTCAAGTCTTGACAGTATCGAACACAAGCTGTCTTCTCAAGAAATTACAAGAGCAAACAGTCCTTTTTACTTTGATCTCAGTTCCTGGACTCTTAATACAAATTATTTACTAGAAATTGAGGAAGCGATACAAACTGAACAGATGATTTCTTTTTCTTACTATTCGAAAAAACAGGAGAAAAGTCAGCGAACAATTATCCCATACAGATTGATCTATAAACTGAATGCTTGGTATGTTATCGGTTACTGCTTAGAAAAATTAGATTTTCGTATTTTTAAATTAACTCGAATTCGTGAACTAGAACTAGTGGAGATAAAAGATAAACCATTCGATTATCCACGTTTATCTCAAGAAAAGTTAGAGCTTTTTTTAAATCCCCCAAAACATAAAGTGGAGGGGCAAGGAGAAGAAATCGAACTAGTTTTTACAAGATTTGCACTCCCAAAAATCTACGATCACTTCACGGAAGAAGAAATCAGAGTCGAGGACGAAATAATAAAAGTTCAGGCATTCAGAGCTTTAACTCCTGCATTTTTTGATTTACTCTTAAGCTTTGGTTATCAAGTAAAGGTCGTATCTCCAAGTCACTTACAAAATCTACTGGTCAGTACTCTCAAAAAAAATCTTCAGCAATATGACAACCTGTAG
- a CDS encoding endo-beta-N-acetylglucosaminidase, translated as MKDLFFEKRCRYSIRKLSIGACSLMIGSALFVSPALAEQVAVPETAANTSAQATSASETANPDTVALEKQLEETENKVAEQPISENTPAIADLVNEKEEAKPAPADKAEKPAQPTDKEEVKPEEAPQVAEKKADKPTLTDVPKNEEKSLRPKEIKFDTWEDLLKWEPGAREDDSINRSSVELAKRHRGQLVNEKASRRAKVQALTNTNSKAKDHASVGGEEFKAYAFDYWQYLDSMVFWEGLVPTPDVIDAGHRNGVPVYGTLFFNWSNSIADQEKFAAALKQDADGTFPIARKLVDLAKYYGFDGYFINQETTGELVAPLGEKMRQFMLYTKEYAAKVNHPIKYAWYDAMTYKYGRYHEDGLGDYNYQFMQKEGDKVPADQFFANFNWNKEKNDHSVEMAKWLERSQYDVFAGLELQQGGSYKTKVKWDALLDEKGKLRLSLGLFAPDTITSLGKTGEDYHKNEDIFFTGYQGDPTAQKPADKEWYGIANLVADRTPAVGRTFTTSFNTGHGRKWFVDGKVSKDSEWNYRSVSGVLPTWRWWQTSTGEKLRAEYDFTDAYNGGNSLKFSGDVAGKTDQDVNLYSTKLEVTEKTKLRVAHKGGKGSKVYMAFSTTPDYKFEDAAAWKELTLSDDWKNEEFDLSSLAGKTIYAVKLFFEHEGAVKDYQFNLGQLTISDSHQAPQAPTGLSVVKQSLKNAQEAEAVVQFSGNQDADFYEVYEKDGDNWRLLTGSSASTIYLPKVSRSANATGTTQELKVVAVGKNGLRSEAATASFNWGMTVQDTTLPRPLAENIVPGATVIGSTFPNTEGGEGIEGMLNGTITSLSDKWSSAQLSGSVDIRLTKPRTVVRWVMDHAGAGGESVNDGLMNTKDFDLYYKDADGEWKLAKEVRGNKAHVTDITLDKPITAQDWRLKVITSDNGTPWKAIRIYNWKMYETLDTESQNIPMAKVAARSLGNHQVQLGFSDVPAGATITVYDKADSQTPIATLKSETGGDLATAPLAFDKQPNLLYYRTQLPGKEISNTLAVAIPQDERKIAAVSLEKGPKKTVYKEGEKLDLRGGTLRVQYEGGQADELINLTHSGVTVSGYNAHQKGEQKLTVSYLGLPVSGDLKVQVTGQDEGKLKEVAGLYITQKPKTDYLVGEQLDLAEGRFGILYDDETEESHAFTDQGVEITGYDAQKTGRQTLTLHYKGHTAEFDVLVSPKAAVNDEYLKQEITAAQGRQSTLAYTFSSEDKQAALVEKLNAAKAVAENHNASQEEVNQALNELKQAGTDLDGNQRYQTAREELEGLLESLREKDSQAELIAQAETLLASEMPTPQDFAEMKEKLNKKLAPAEESHHVGSMDPNEVAPTVEALPELVIETETTAYERQERPNSEFLKGQRRVVQAGVEGQVRHFVEVDGQGKRTLRLTEVVKEAIPEITEVGTKVLSSNQPAEGVKDLVLETPKLEVEEGTVSFEHQERPNAALLKGKRQLVQAGVEGQVRRFVEVDGQGKRTLHSTEVLKEALPEIVEVGTKEEQVSQTRDQALLATPAKVEEVSKELPNTGATRDASLVALGLLGVMSGYGLLAGKKRED; from the coding sequence ATGAAAGATCTATTTTTTGAAAAACGTTGCCGTTACAGTATTCGTAAGCTGTCAATCGGGGCCTGTTCCTTGATGATTGGTTCAGCTCTATTTGTGAGTCCAGCTCTTGCCGAACAAGTCGCAGTCCCTGAAACAGCTGCAAATACGAGCGCCCAAGCTACAAGCGCTAGTGAAACAGCTAATCCAGATACTGTAGCCCTTGAAAAACAATTAGAGGAAACAGAGAACAAAGTAGCTGAGCAGCCAATTTCAGAAAACACTCCAGCAATAGCTGATTTGGTCAATGAAAAAGAAGAGGCAAAACCCGCTCCGGCAGATAAAGCTGAAAAACCTGCTCAACCAACTGATAAAGAAGAAGTTAAACCAGAGGAGGCACCTCAAGTAGCTGAGAAGAAAGCCGACAAACCGACTCTAACAGACGTTCCTAAAAATGAAGAAAAGAGTCTCCGACCAAAAGAAATCAAATTTGATACATGGGAGGATTTGTTGAAATGGGAACCGGGTGCGCGTGAGGATGATTCCATCAACCGTTCCTCAGTTGAACTCGCCAAGCGCCATAGAGGCCAGTTGGTTAATGAAAAAGCAAGCAGAAGAGCCAAGGTTCAAGCTCTAACAAATACCAACTCGAAAGCTAAAGACCACGCTTCTGTCGGTGGTGAGGAATTCAAGGCCTACGCTTTTGATTACTGGCAATACTTGGATTCAATGGTCTTCTGGGAAGGTCTAGTTCCAACTCCAGATGTCATTGATGCCGGTCACCGTAACGGAGTTCCCGTTTATGGAACACTCTTTTTCAACTGGTCTAACAGCATTGCCGACCAAGAGAAATTTGCAGCTGCCTTGAAACAAGACGCAGATGGCACCTTCCCTATCGCACGGAAACTTGTCGATCTTGCTAAGTACTATGGCTTTGATGGCTATTTCATTAATCAGGAAACAACGGGGGAATTGGTAGCACCTCTTGGTGAAAAAATGCGCCAATTCATGCTCTATACAAAAGAATACGCAGCCAAAGTCAACCACCCAATCAAGTATGCTTGGTACGATGCCATGACCTACAAATACGGTCGTTACCACGAAGATGGTCTAGGTGATTACAACTACCAGTTCATGCAAAAAGAAGGAGACAAAGTCCCTGCAGATCAATTTTTTGCCAATTTCAACTGGAACAAGGAAAAGAATGACCACTCCGTAGAGATGGCCAAATGGCTAGAACGTAGCCAATATGATGTCTTTGCAGGCTTGGAATTGCAACAAGGTGGTTCTTATAAGACCAAAGTCAAATGGGATGCTCTCTTGGATGAAAAGGGTAAGTTGCGTTTGTCACTTGGACTTTTTGCACCAGATACGATTACCAGTCTAGGAAAAACAGGCGAAGACTACCACAAGAACGAAGACATCTTCTTTACAGGTTACCAAGGAGATCCAACGGCTCAAAAACCAGCAGATAAAGAGTGGTATGGAATTGCCAATTTAGTTGCTGACCGTACACCAGCAGTAGGACGTACCTTCACCACCTCTTTTAATACAGGTCATGGTAGAAAATGGTTTGTTGACGGTAAAGTTTCTAAGGATTCTGAGTGGAACTACCGTTCTGTTTCAGGTGTTTTGCCAACATGGCGCTGGTGGCAGACTTCGACAGGTGAAAAACTTCGTGCAGAATATGATTTTACAGATGCCTATAATGGTGGGAACTCTCTTAAATTCTCAGGTGATGTAGCTGGTAAGACGGACCAGGATGTGAATTTGTATTCTACCAAACTAGAAGTAACTGAGAAAACCAAACTTCGTGTTGCCCACAAGGGAGGAAAAGGCTCTAAAGTTTATATGGCCTTCTCTACGACTCCAGACTACAAATTTGAGGATGCAGCTGCATGGAAAGAACTGACTCTCTCTGATGACTGGAAGAATGAAGAATTTGACCTCAGCTCACTAGCAGGTAAAACCATCTATGCAGTCAAACTCTTCTTCGAGCATGAAGGAGCTGTAAAAGATTATCAGTTTAACCTAGGACAATTAACAATTTCAGACAGTCACCAAGCACCACAAGCGCCTACAGGTCTCTCTGTGGTGAAGCAATCTCTTAAGAATGCCCAAGAAGCTGAAGCAGTGGTTCAATTTTCGGGTAACCAAGATGCGGATTTCTATGAAGTCTACGAAAAAGATGGGGATAACTGGCGTTTGTTGACAGGTTCATCTGCTTCAACCATCTACTTGCCAAAAGTTAGCCGTTCTGCTAATGCGACTGGTACGACTCAAGAATTGAAAGTCGTTGCAGTTGGTAAAAATGGGCTCCGTTCTGAGGCTGCAACTGCGTCATTCAACTGGGGTATGACTGTTCAGGATACAACTCTCCCAAGACCTTTGGCTGAAAATATTGTTCCAGGGGCAACGGTTATTGGTAGCACTTTCCCGAATACTGAAGGTGGGGAAGGCATCGAAGGCATGTTGAACGGTACCATTACTAGCTTGTCAGATAAGTGGTCTTCAGCTCAGTTGAGCGGTAGTGTGGATATTCGCTTGACCAAGCCACGTACCGTTGTTAGATGGGTCATGGATCATGCGGGAGCTGGTGGTGAGTCTGTCAACGACGGTTTGATGAACACCAAAGACTTTGACCTTTATTATAAAGATGCAGATGGTGAGTGGAAACTAGCTAAGGAAGTCCGTGGCAACAAAGCACACGTGACAGATATTACTCTTGACAAACCAATCACTGCCCAAGACTGGCGCCTAAAAGTTATCACTTCAGATAATGGGACACCTTGGAAGGCCATTCGTATCTACAACTGGAAGATGTACGAAACCTTGGACACAGAAAGTCAAAATATTCCAATGGCTAAGGTAGCTGCTCGTTCACTTGGAAACCACCAAGTTCAACTAGGCTTCTCTGATGTTCCAGCAGGCGCAACCATCACCGTTTACGACAAGGCTGATTCACAAACACCAATTGCAACCTTGAAGTCTGAAACTGGTGGCGACCTGGCAACTGCACCATTGGCCTTTGACAAGCAACCAAATCTCCTCTACTATCGTACCCAACTACCTGGCAAAGAAATCAGTAACACCTTGGCAGTAGCGATTCCACAGGATGAGAGGAAAATTGCTGCAGTTAGTCTTGAAAAAGGGCCTAAGAAGACGGTTTACAAAGAGGGAGAAAAACTGGACCTTAGAGGCGGAACCCTCCGTGTTCAATACGAAGGGGGGCAAGCAGACGAGCTGATTAACCTTACTCACTCAGGTGTGACTGTTTCTGGCTACAACGCTCATCAAAAAGGGGAACAAAAGCTCACAGTTAGCTATCTTGGACTTCCAGTAAGCGGTGACTTGAAGGTACAAGTGACTGGTCAAGATGAAGGAAAACTAAAGGAAGTAGCAGGTCTGTACATTACTCAGAAACCGAAAACGGACTATCTAGTAGGAGAGCAACTGGATCTTGCAGAAGGGCGCTTCGGCATTCTCTATGATGATGAGACAGAAGAAAGCCATGCCTTCACGGATCAAGGTGTTGAAATTACGGGCTACGATGCTCAAAAGACTGGTCGTCAGACCTTGACCCTTCATTACAAGGGACACACAGCTGAGTTTGACGTCTTGGTTTCTCCAAAAGCAGCTGTCAACGACGAGTACCTCAAACAAGAAATTACTGCTGCCCAAGGCCGTCAGTCAACCCTTGCCTACACCTTCTCAAGCGAGGACAAACAAGCAGCACTAGTAGAGAAGCTCAATGCAGCGAAAGCTGTAGCAGAAAACCATAATGCTAGCCAAGAAGAAGTAAACCAGGCTTTGAATGAGTTGAAACAAGCAGGGACAGACTTGGATGGAAATCAACGTTATCAGACTGCTAGAGAAGAATTGGAAGGTTTGCTCGAATCCCTTCGTGAAAAAGATTCTCAAGCTGAGTTGATTGCCCAAGCAGAAACTTTGTTGGCTTCAGAGATGCCAACTCCACAAGATTTTGCGGAAATGAAAGAAAAGCTAAATAAGAAACTAGCTCCTGCAGAAGAAAGTCACCATGTTGGAAGTATGGATCCAAATGAAGTGGCCCCAACGGTTGAGGCCCTCCCTGAACTAGTTATTGAAACTGAAACAACAGCCTATGAACGTCAGGAGCGACCAAACTCCGAATTTCTCAAAGGACAACGCCGTGTTGTGCAAGCTGGAGTTGAAGGTCAAGTTCGCCACTTTGTAGAAGTTGATGGTCAGGGCAAACGCACTCTTCGTTTGACTGAGGTGGTCAAGGAAGCAATCCCAGAAATCACTGAAGTTGGGACAAAAGTTCTATCAAGCAACCAACCAGCTGAAGGTGTGAAAGATTTAGTTCTAGAAACTCCGAAACTGGAAGTTGAAGAGGGAACAGTTTCCTTCGAACATCAGGAACGGCCAAATGCAGCCCTTCTCAAAGGCAAACGCCAGCTAGTTCAAGCAGGAGTTGAGGGCCAAGTTCGTCGCTTTGTAGAAGTTGATGGTCAGGGCAAACGCACTCTTCATTCTACTGAGGTTCTCAAGGAAGCTCTTCCAGAAATTGTTGAAGTAGGAACGAAAGAAGAGCAAGTCTCACAAACAAGGGATCAAGCGCTTTTAGCAACGCCAGCAAAAGTTGAAGAAGTAAGTAAAGAGCTGCCAAATACGGGAGCGACAAGAGATGCTAGTCTAGTAGCGCTGGGACTCCTCGGAGTAATGAGTGGCTACGGCTTGCTTGCTGGAAAGAAGAGAGAAGATTAA